A window of Apium graveolens cultivar Ventura chromosome 8, ASM990537v1, whole genome shotgun sequence contains these coding sequences:
- the LOC141680398 gene encoding uncharacterized protein LOC141680398, with translation MLKLHNWKSRFGISDAAFTELMSSLGSFLPTGHVLPVNAYEEKKNLSALGLDYIKFHVCPNDWILYRGIYSESYKCPKCNLSRWKLGKDGRVRTNIPAKVVWFFPIIPRFKRLFKSASTAEIMTCHSDHRIQDGLMRHPADSPSWRNVDQRWPSFGSESRNLRLALSADGINPHNNGLTNRYSCWPVVLSNAVWIINDFPAYGNMSGCINKGYIACPVCCEDTIAKYLTHSRKMCYQGHRRYLPRHHPYRRQKATFNGEQENGHTRQPLSGEEVLAEQQQVKFTFGKELKSLRKVECVWKKKSILFELDYWKFHHVRHCLDVMHIEKNVCNNLIGTLLNMWYKSKDSEASHRDMMKMGVRADLAPQVGEKKTYLPLPLILCQRLKKRKCCRHSYT, from the exons aTGTTGAAATTGCACAACTGGAAATCGAGGTTTGGTATTAGCGATGCCGCCTTCACCGAGCTAATGTCTTCTCTTGGCTCTTTCCTTCCTACTGGTCATGTTTTGCCGGTTAATGCATATGAAGAAAAAAAGAACCTATCTGCTCTAGGACTAGACTATATAAAGTTCCATGTGTGTCCGAATGATTGGATACTATATAGAGGTATTTATAGTGAGTCTTATAAGTGTCCCAAGTGTAATTTATCTCGATGGAAATTGGGGAAGGATGGCAGAGTTAGAACTAATATTCCAGCCAAAGTTGTATGGTTCTTCCCCATTATTCCCAGATTTAAGCGATTGTTTAAATCTGCTTCTACTGCTGAAATCATGACTTGTCATTCAGACCACCGCATTCAAGATGGCCTGATGCGCCATCCAGCTGACTCTCCTTCTTGGAGGAATGTCGATCAAAGGTGGCCTAGCTTCGGCAGTGAATCGAGAAATCTTCGCTTAGCTTTGTCAGCCGATGGTATAAATCCACATAATAATGGACTGACCAATAGGTATAGCTGCTGGCCAGTGGTATTG AGCAATGCTGTGTGGATAATTAATGACTTTCCCGCATATGGGAATATGTCTGGCTGCATTAATAAGGGGTATATAGCATGTCCAGTATGCTGTGAAGATACTATAGCTAAGTATTTGACTCATAGTAGGAAAATGTGCTACCAAGGTCATCGTAGGTACTTGCCGCGACATCATCCATATAGGAGGCAGAAGGCCACATTTAATGGAGAACAAGAGAATGGACACACACGTCAACCCCTTTCCGGAGAAGAAGTATTAGCGGAGCAGCAACAAGTTAAGTTTACCTTTGGCAAAGAATTAAAGAGTTTAAGAAAGGTGGAATGTGTATGGAAAAAGAAGTCAATATTATTCGAGTTAGACTACTGGAAGTTTCACCATGTACGCCATTGTCTTGATGTTATGCACATTGAGAAAAATGTGTGTAATAATCTGATTGGTACTCTACTGAATATGTGGTATAAATCCAAAGACAGCGAGGCATCACACCGTGATATGATGAAGATGGGTGTTAGGGCCGACTTAGCTCCACAGGTAGGCGAAAAGAAAACATACTTGCCCCTGCCTCTTATACTTTGTCAAAGGCTGAAAAAAAGAAAGTGTTGTCGTCATTCTTACACATGA